One segment of Triticum aestivum cultivar Chinese Spring chromosome 2A, IWGSC CS RefSeq v2.1, whole genome shotgun sequence DNA contains the following:
- the LOC123191625 gene encoding serine/arginine repetitive matrix protein 1: protein MGVMLRKGFDLWGLETGAELSPAGRAGNSSSSSTSASLRRSPGPRTTTSPSWKRRRRAPSSSCSSAPTTARTSSSSRATPAGVTAPPPKPSRTPSATTTDLRQGSLQGPRRRAAQQHGGLLQVHGEARTTLEAALPRHIAKMADSVHLFTTVTHTYDLAWLWC, encoded by the exons ATGGGCGTCATGTTGAGAAAAGGATTTGACCTATGGGGTCTTGAAACAGGAGC AGAGCTTTCCCCCGCGGGCCGCGCaggcaactcctcctcctcctctacctccgCCTCCCTGCGTCGCTCGCCGggcccgaggacgacgacgagcccttcctggaagaggaggaggagggcacCGTCGAGCTCGTGCAGCTCGGCGCCAACCACGGCAAGAACGTCCTCATCCTCACGAGCGACACCGGCGGGGGTCACCGCGCCTCCTCCGAAGCCATCAAGGACGCCTTCGGCGACGACTACCG ATCTTCGTCAAGGATCTCTGCAAGGACCACGCCGGCGGGCCGCTCAACAACATGGGGGGCTCTTACAAGTTCATGGTGAAGCACGTACAACTCTGGAAGCTGCCCTTCCACGGCACATCGCCAAGATG GCAGATTCAGTCCACCTCTTCACCACCGTGACCCACACCTACGACCTGGCTTGGTTGTGGTGCTAA